In Streptomyces sp. NBC_01439, the following are encoded in one genomic region:
- a CDS encoding ATP-binding protein — MTDRRTRTRRTMVERDAELAIVDEALDQLTGPGPDAGGALLAFSGPAGLGKTTLLAELRRRALARTCTVLAARGGEQEQSQPFHVARQLIQPQLAGTSEQELRAALGGWYSIVGPALGLCAPEQGVPPDPQGLRDGLDWVLTHLVVKRAPVVLVLDDAHWADPESLGWLAAFAPRAEHLPLLLVVAYRPDELPEHADAFRTLPGRAGQRPLPLAPLTPAAVATLVREAVGPHADDAFCQEAWAVTTGNPFEAVELTAKVRGKGLTPVEANAPQLRDLAAAQRGSGLVARLERLGPSTVRFAWACAVLGTAIPQDIAARVAALGAEEAVDATRRLRDARILSAAAAEEPDAEVGLEFVHPLIATAIYRAIPDALRVALHGKAAAAVVDAGLGSSAAARHLLETHPENDPWVVRTLREAAGENLRAGAPEAARRQLARALLEPPNFDERAAVLYELGCASLLTEPANTVNHLRAALAEPSDDPALRQGIVIRLAQVLAHSDRLAEASESLAREIPYTQDVRARLRLQSEQFMWDAFNAAETDSPARSRRLTRLADRLTGRDLTERYIIGLRAWDACLRGEPVDVVLHHAGRVLEQPFSWAHEDRGFEVPVLVAMVHMYTDRPGRAEELFEAGTAEFERHGWRGAHLSFAYSLRAYVRYRRGRLVEAEKLARAGLHLAERVGRRTPVHWYAIAILLTTLLARGRPEEAWELAREHEYGSPFPAAVVFPDSQTVYAELLLSRGEVQAAIVELEAVDRRLTPRGIQNPAWCPWQLHLARAVAADDPERARALADDAVRRARAFGAASGIGQALRVAAQVAAPEERAGLLQEAVTLLSASPAGYELACALAALGSELRDADVLMQAVVTARECGADGLAAETTGTLLGLGGALPCGLAWEDGLTEEERQAADLAVRTEEETVPEAVVLPAPDWALSAACRKLGTDRTGLRDALESFARSST, encoded by the coding sequence ATGACGGACCGCCGGACCCGCACACGGCGCACGATGGTCGAACGCGATGCCGAACTCGCGATCGTCGACGAAGCCCTGGACCAGCTCACCGGTCCCGGGCCGGACGCGGGCGGCGCGCTGCTCGCCTTCTCCGGCCCCGCCGGCCTCGGCAAGACCACCCTGCTCGCCGAACTGCGCCGCCGCGCCCTCGCCCGCACCTGCACCGTCCTCGCCGCCCGGGGTGGCGAACAGGAGCAGAGCCAGCCCTTCCACGTCGCCCGCCAGCTCATCCAGCCCCAGCTCGCCGGTACCTCCGAGCAGGAGCTGCGCGCCGCCCTCGGGGGCTGGTACTCCATCGTCGGCCCGGCCCTCGGACTCTGCGCCCCCGAACAGGGCGTCCCGCCCGACCCCCAAGGCCTGCGCGACGGGCTCGACTGGGTGCTCACCCACCTCGTCGTCAAGCGCGCCCCCGTCGTCCTCGTCCTCGACGACGCCCACTGGGCCGACCCCGAGTCCCTCGGCTGGCTCGCCGCCTTCGCCCCGCGCGCCGAACACCTCCCGCTGCTCCTCGTCGTCGCCTACCGCCCCGACGAACTGCCCGAGCACGCCGACGCCTTCCGTACGCTCCCCGGCCGGGCGGGACAGCGCCCGCTGCCCCTGGCCCCGCTCACCCCGGCCGCCGTCGCCACCCTGGTCCGCGAGGCCGTCGGCCCGCACGCCGACGACGCCTTCTGCCAGGAGGCCTGGGCCGTCACCACCGGCAACCCCTTCGAAGCCGTCGAACTCACCGCCAAGGTCCGCGGCAAGGGCCTGACCCCGGTCGAGGCGAACGCCCCACAGCTGCGCGACCTCGCCGCCGCCCAGCGCGGCAGCGGCCTCGTCGCCCGCCTCGAACGCCTCGGCCCCTCCACCGTCCGCTTCGCCTGGGCCTGCGCCGTCCTCGGCACCGCCATCCCGCAGGACATCGCCGCCCGGGTCGCCGCACTCGGCGCCGAAGAGGCCGTGGACGCCACCCGGCGGCTGCGCGACGCCCGCATCCTCTCGGCGGCCGCCGCCGAGGAACCCGATGCCGAAGTCGGGCTGGAGTTCGTCCACCCCCTCATCGCCACCGCCATCTACCGCGCCATCCCCGACGCGCTCCGCGTCGCCCTCCACGGCAAGGCCGCGGCGGCCGTCGTCGACGCCGGACTCGGCTCCTCCGCGGCCGCCCGCCACCTGCTGGAGACCCACCCCGAGAACGACCCCTGGGTGGTGCGCACCCTGCGCGAGGCCGCCGGCGAGAACCTCCGGGCCGGCGCCCCCGAGGCCGCCCGCCGCCAGCTCGCCCGCGCGCTGCTCGAACCCCCGAACTTCGACGAACGCGCCGCCGTCCTCTACGAACTGGGCTGCGCCTCCCTGCTCACCGAGCCCGCCAACACGGTCAACCACCTGCGGGCCGCCCTCGCGGAGCCCTCCGACGACCCGGCCCTGCGCCAGGGCATCGTCATCCGGCTCGCCCAGGTCCTCGCGCACAGCGACCGGCTCGCCGAGGCCTCGGAATCGCTCGCGCGGGAGATCCCGTACACCCAGGACGTACGCGCCCGGCTGCGCCTGCAGTCCGAGCAGTTCATGTGGGACGCCTTCAACGCCGCCGAGACCGACTCCCCGGCCCGCTCCCGGCGGCTCACCCGCCTCGCCGACCGGCTGACCGGTCGCGACCTCACCGAGCGGTACATCATCGGACTCCGCGCCTGGGACGCCTGCCTACGGGGCGAGCCGGTCGACGTCGTGCTGCACCACGCCGGACGGGTGCTGGAGCAGCCCTTCAGCTGGGCCCACGAGGACCGCGGCTTCGAGGTCCCGGTCCTGGTCGCGATGGTCCACATGTACACCGACCGGCCCGGACGCGCCGAGGAACTCTTCGAAGCGGGCACCGCCGAGTTCGAGCGGCACGGCTGGCGCGGGGCGCACCTCTCCTTCGCGTACAGCCTGCGGGCCTACGTCCGCTACCGGCGCGGGCGGCTCGTCGAGGCCGAGAAACTGGCCCGGGCCGGCCTGCACCTCGCCGAACGCGTCGGCCGACGCACCCCCGTGCACTGGTACGCCATAGCCATCCTCCTCACCACCCTCCTCGCTCGGGGCCGGCCCGAGGAGGCCTGGGAGCTGGCCCGGGAGCACGAGTACGGCAGCCCCTTCCCGGCGGCCGTGGTCTTTCCCGACTCACAGACCGTGTACGCCGAACTGCTGCTGTCCCGGGGCGAGGTGCAGGCCGCGATCGTCGAACTGGAGGCGGTCGACCGGCGGCTGACCCCGCGCGGCATCCAGAATCCGGCCTGGTGTCCGTGGCAGCTGCACCTCGCCCGGGCGGTAGCCGCGGACGATCCGGAGCGGGCCCGCGCCCTGGCCGACGACGCCGTCCGGCGGGCCCGCGCCTTCGGCGCCGCCTCGGGCATCGGCCAGGCGCTGCGGGTGGCGGCGCAGGTCGCCGCCCCCGAGGAACGGGCCGGGCTCCTCCAGGAGGCGGTCACCCTGCTCTCGGCCTCACCGGCGGGGTACGAACTGGCCTGCGCCCTGGCCGCGCTCGGCAGCGAGCTGCGGGACGCGGACGTGCTGATGCAGGCCGTGGTGACGGCGCGGGAATGCGGTGCGGACGGTCTGGCCGCGGAGACCACCGGCACCCTGCTGGGACTGGGCGGCGCCCTGCCGTGCGGGCTGGCCTGGGAGGACGGGCTCACGGAGGAGGAGCGGCAGGCGGCGGACCTCGCGGTGCGCACCGAGGAGGAGACCGTGCCGGAAGCCGTGGTGCTGCCCGCGCCGGACTGGGCCCTGTCGGCGGCCTGCCGCAAGCTGGGCACCGACCGGACCGGGCTGAGGGACGCACTGGAGTCGTTCGCCCGTAGCTCAACGTGA
- a CDS encoding maleylpyruvate isomerase family mycothiol-dependent enzyme, whose translation MDHDERLAPFRTEAAAFEKAVRRAFDLGEPVPAVPSCPGWTVTDLVQHLGGVHRYLAHVLRERLTAPPDPAGLGLPDAPGDPEGLTDWFAQGARELAELFHELGPDTAVWTWSVEQTSGFWLRMQLIELAVHRWDAESATGTAGRLAPDVAADAVTQTIEVMAPARRGWQQAPPGTGERYRFRRTDGPESWTVLFSGDQVLLEPGSTAPADVEASGTASDLALFLWRRMPPTALQVTGDAALLPHWFTLVPPI comes from the coding sequence ATGGATCATGACGAAAGACTCGCCCCCTTCCGGACCGAAGCGGCGGCGTTCGAGAAGGCAGTGCGTCGGGCGTTCGACCTCGGCGAGCCGGTGCCCGCAGTCCCCTCGTGCCCGGGCTGGACGGTCACCGACCTCGTCCAGCACCTGGGCGGAGTGCACCGCTACCTCGCGCACGTCCTGCGCGAGCGGCTCACGGCCCCGCCCGACCCCGCCGGCCTCGGCCTCCCCGACGCCCCCGGCGACCCGGAGGGGCTGACCGACTGGTTCGCGCAGGGCGCCCGGGAGCTTGCGGAGCTCTTCCACGAGCTCGGGCCGGACACCGCCGTCTGGACCTGGTCCGTCGAGCAGACCTCGGGGTTCTGGCTCCGGATGCAGCTGATCGAACTGGCCGTGCACCGCTGGGACGCCGAATCCGCGACCGGCACCGCGGGCCGCCTCGCCCCGGACGTGGCCGCGGACGCCGTGACCCAGACGATCGAGGTGATGGCCCCGGCCCGCCGCGGCTGGCAGCAGGCGCCGCCGGGCACGGGGGAGAGGTACCGCTTCCGGCGTACCGACGGTCCGGAATCCTGGACGGTCCTCTTCTCGGGGGACCAGGTCCTGCTGGAGCCCGGTTCCACCGCCCCGGCGGACGTCGAGGCCTCCGGCACCGCCTCCGACCTCGCCCTGTTCCTGTGGCGCCGGATGCCGCCCACCGCCCTGCAGGTCACCGGCGACGCCGCCCTGCTCCCGCACTGGTTCACGCTCGTCCCGCCGATCTGA
- the kstD gene encoding 3-oxosteroid 1-dehydrogenase gives MSASASRTTAPATLPSRRAVLAGTGAGVLAATVLPSATARADGAQDGPPLGEYDVVVVGSGAAGMTAALTAARRGLSVLVVEKAPTFGGSAARSGAGIWLPNNSVILGAGVPDTPQKAATYLAAVVGPEVPADRQAAFLANGPRMLDFVMANSPLRFRFMEGYSDYYPDLPGGLPNGRSIEPDQIDGNVLGAELARLNPAYMPVPAGMVVFSQDYKWLNLAAVSAKGLAVSTECLARGTKAALRGEKPLTMGQALAAGLRAGLQRAGVPVWLNSPLVDLVQEGGAVTGVVVEKEGVRGTVRARRGVVIGSGGFEHNAQMRAQYQQQPIGTQWSVGAKENTGDGIRAGQRAGASLALMDDAWWGPSIPLPGEPYFCLAERTLPGGLMVNANGARFVNEAAPYSDVVHVMYERDRGAVGSHIPAWLIVDQNYRNRYLFKDVLPTLPFPDSWYRAGAAKKAWTWDALAGQIGVPAAALRATLGRFNAQAWSGDDADFHRGDTAYDHYYTDPGVHPNSCLAPVWVPPFYAFKIVPGDLGTKGGIVTDARARALRPDGSVIPGLYAAGNASAAVMGHSYAGAGSTIGPAMTFGYVAANAIADA, from the coding sequence ATGTCCGCAAGCGCTTCACGCACCACCGCCCCCGCCACCCTCCCGTCCAGACGTGCGGTCCTCGCCGGTACGGGGGCCGGGGTGCTCGCCGCCACCGTGCTGCCGTCCGCCACCGCCCGGGCCGACGGCGCCCAGGACGGGCCGCCGCTCGGCGAGTACGACGTCGTCGTGGTCGGCTCCGGGGCCGCCGGGATGACCGCCGCGCTCACCGCCGCCAGGCGGGGGCTGAGCGTGCTGGTGGTGGAGAAGGCCCCGACCTTCGGCGGATCGGCCGCCCGCTCCGGAGCCGGTATCTGGCTGCCCAACAATTCGGTGATCCTGGGGGCGGGGGTACCGGACACCCCGCAGAAGGCGGCGACGTACCTGGCCGCCGTCGTCGGGCCCGAGGTACCGGCCGACCGGCAGGCCGCGTTCCTCGCCAACGGGCCGCGGATGCTGGACTTCGTGATGGCCAACAGCCCGCTGAGGTTCCGCTTCATGGAGGGGTACAGCGACTACTACCCCGACCTGCCGGGCGGACTGCCGAACGGCCGCTCCATCGAGCCGGACCAGATCGACGGGAACGTCCTGGGCGCCGAACTGGCCCGCCTGAATCCGGCGTACATGCCGGTCCCGGCCGGGATGGTGGTCTTCAGCCAGGACTACAAGTGGCTGAACCTGGCCGCGGTGAGCGCCAAGGGGCTCGCCGTGTCCACCGAGTGCCTGGCGCGCGGCACGAAGGCGGCGCTGCGCGGCGAGAAGCCGCTGACGATGGGCCAGGCCCTGGCGGCGGGGCTGCGCGCGGGGCTCCAACGGGCCGGGGTGCCGGTGTGGCTGAACAGCCCGCTGGTGGACCTGGTCCAGGAGGGCGGCGCGGTCACCGGCGTGGTGGTGGAGAAGGAGGGCGTACGGGGCACCGTACGGGCCCGGCGCGGAGTGGTCATCGGCTCGGGCGGTTTCGAGCACAACGCGCAGATGCGGGCGCAGTACCAGCAGCAGCCGATCGGCACCCAGTGGTCGGTGGGCGCGAAGGAGAACACCGGGGACGGGATCCGGGCGGGGCAGCGGGCCGGTGCCTCGCTCGCGCTGATGGACGACGCGTGGTGGGGGCCTTCGATCCCGCTGCCCGGGGAGCCGTACTTCTGCCTCGCCGAACGGACCCTGCCGGGCGGGCTGATGGTGAACGCGAACGGCGCGCGGTTCGTCAACGAGGCGGCGCCGTACAGCGATGTGGTGCACGTGATGTACGAGAGGGACCGCGGCGCGGTCGGCTCGCACATCCCGGCATGGCTGATCGTGGATCAGAACTACCGCAACAGGTACCTGTTCAAGGACGTCCTGCCGACGCTCCCCTTCCCGGACTCGTGGTACCGGGCGGGCGCGGCGAAAAAGGCGTGGACCTGGGACGCGCTGGCGGGTCAGATCGGGGTTCCGGCGGCGGCGCTGCGGGCGACGCTGGGCCGGTTCAACGCGCAGGCCTGGAGCGGCGACGACGCCGACTTCCACCGGGGCGACACGGCGTACGACCACTACTACACGGATCCGGGCGTGCACCCGAACTCGTGCCTGGCACCCGTCTGGGTCCCGCCGTTCTACGCGTTCAAGATCGTGCCCGGGGACCTCGGTACGAAGGGCGGCATCGTGACGGACGCCCGGGCGCGGGCCCTGCGCCCGGACGGCTCGGTGATCCCAGGCCTGTACGCGGCCGGCAACGCGAGCGCGGCGGTGATGGGCCACAGCTACGCGGGGGCCGGGTCGACGATCGGCCCCGCGATGACCTTCGGTTACGTGGCGGCGAACGCCATCGCGGACGCGTGA
- a CDS encoding MmcQ/YjbR family DNA-binding protein, with amino-acid sequence MKSGVRKWEAVREFALGLPEAVEDHPWGPEDCVVKVNKKIFVFLGNIDGPQPPGLSVKLKDEALHGHAMTAPGAEPTGYGLGRSGWVSLPLAGQGAPSVQVLCEWVEESYRTVALKRHVKELGARMRAEG; translated from the coding sequence ATGAAGTCCGGAGTGCGCAAGTGGGAGGCGGTCCGGGAGTTCGCCCTCGGCCTTCCGGAGGCCGTGGAGGACCATCCCTGGGGTCCCGAGGACTGCGTGGTGAAGGTGAACAAGAAGATCTTCGTCTTCCTGGGGAACATCGACGGGCCGCAGCCGCCCGGCCTGTCCGTCAAGCTCAAGGACGAGGCGCTGCACGGGCACGCGATGACCGCGCCGGGAGCGGAGCCCACCGGCTACGGCCTGGGCCGCTCCGGCTGGGTGTCCCTGCCGCTGGCCGGGCAGGGGGCGCCCTCCGTGCAGGTGCTGTGCGAGTGGGTGGAGGAGAGCTACCGGACCGTGGCCCTCAAGCGGCACGTGAAGGAACTGGGCGCCCGGATGCGGGCGGAGGGCTGA
- a CDS encoding aminoglycoside phosphotransferase family protein: MYAATSSVSAPVRSHRTLPAGGGPYLEPGRPAAPTQGAVRARRMPSTGSLPVSGRIDLSGPQGAQLRTALASVQRICPEFAPVQVLRRSGRSVLLVGTTGRMTAVAKVLLDHSPEWRERYRHEIAAYRTFVRHRPPVRVPRLIAADPDNCTLVVERMAGRVAALQRHPVEPPPRVDLRAALGAVSRVNQWRPPAELFGTPMNYARRIARDYELGLLTDRDLGDLQKLLHGVKLSGTALQFNHGDALLSNLLLSPAGPVLLDWEHSGWYLPGYDLATLWTVLGDAPAARAQISRLAQSAGPAARDAFLVNLMLVLTREIRMSETAVQRSMLATAPTQALPVGSLSSGEEQRLLLRRLHDDAGMARRAVRAAVGTR, translated from the coding sequence ATGTACGCAGCAACGTCCTCCGTGTCCGCACCGGTCCGGTCGCACCGCACGCTCCCGGCTGGCGGCGGCCCCTACCTCGAACCCGGCCGCCCGGCGGCTCCGACACAGGGCGCCGTCCGGGCGCGGCGAATGCCGAGTACCGGATCACTGCCCGTCAGCGGAAGAATCGACCTCTCGGGGCCGCAGGGGGCGCAACTGCGCACCGCGCTCGCCTCGGTGCAGCGGATCTGTCCGGAGTTCGCCCCGGTGCAGGTACTGCGGCGCAGCGGCCGCTCGGTCCTCCTGGTCGGTACCACCGGACGGATGACCGCCGTGGCGAAGGTTTTACTGGACCACTCGCCCGAGTGGCGTGAGCGCTACCGGCACGAAATAGCTGCATACCGGACCTTCGTCCGGCACCGCCCGCCGGTCCGGGTGCCCCGGCTGATCGCCGCCGACCCCGATAACTGCACGCTCGTGGTGGAGCGGATGGCCGGCCGGGTCGCGGCGCTGCAGCGGCACCCGGTGGAGCCGCCGCCGCGCGTGGACCTCCGGGCGGCCCTGGGCGCGGTGTCCCGGGTCAACCAGTGGCGGCCGCCGGCGGAGTTGTTCGGCACCCCGATGAACTACGCCCGGCGGATCGCCCGCGACTACGAGTTGGGCCTGCTGACCGACCGGGACCTCGGTGACCTGCAGAAGCTGCTGCACGGCGTGAAGCTGTCGGGCACGGCGCTGCAGTTCAACCACGGTGACGCCCTGCTGTCGAACCTGCTGCTGTCGCCGGCGGGTCCGGTCCTGCTCGACTGGGAGCACTCGGGTTGGTACCTACCGGGGTACGACCTGGCCACGCTGTGGACGGTACTGGGCGACGCCCCGGCCGCCCGCGCCCAGATCAGCCGGCTCGCCCAATCGGCCGGTCCGGCCGCGCGGGACGCCTTCCTGGTCAATCTGATGCTGGTGCTGACCCGGGAGATCCGGATGTCCGAGACGGCGGTGCAGCGCTCGATGCTGGCGACCGCCCCGACCCAGGCGCTTCCGGTGGGCTCCCTGTCCTCCGGTGAGGAGCAGCGGCTGCTGCTCCGCCGCCTGCACGACGATGCGGGGATGGCGCGCCGTGCCGTCCGCGCGGCGGTGGGCACGCGCTGA
- a CDS encoding DNA-binding protein NsdB — protein MSKGPNTRLNDLFGLAGWSKGELARMVNRQAAAMGHPQLATDTSRVRRWIDMGEAPREPVPTVLAALFTERLGRVVTIEDLGFVRQRRTSRRQPDGARENPDGMPWAPERTAAVLTEFTGMDLMLNRRGLMGAGAVLTAGSALSNAMYDWLHTDPALAKEARNFGETFQADPAGYDRYEAAPIGSQEIEALERSVEVFRAWDASRGGGLQRKAVVGQLNEVGGMLAYHHPDHLQRRLWGVAANLAVLAGWMSHDVGLEPTAQKYFVIAAHAAREGGDRPRAGEALSRAARQMVHLGKPNEALDLMKLAQSGSGEQTLPRTRAMLHTIEAWAQAAMGKGQAMRRTLGEAEELFVSDKGDVPPPSWMQHFDEADLHGMQALAYRTLADHDAAAAPIAARHAKEALRLRGEGYQRSQIFDYISMASACFIADEPEQADRYARLALVSMNETSSHRTWDRLREMYRLTAQYAGYARIEDLRQEIKLALPDTPAPRGPRGTGV, from the coding sequence GTGAGCAAAGGTCCAAACACCCGCTTGAACGACCTGTTCGGCCTGGCCGGCTGGTCGAAGGGCGAACTGGCGAGGATGGTGAACAGGCAGGCGGCGGCCATGGGCCACCCGCAACTGGCCACCGACACCTCGCGGGTGCGGCGCTGGATCGACATGGGGGAGGCCCCCCGCGAACCGGTGCCCACGGTACTGGCAGCACTGTTCACCGAGCGGCTCGGTCGTGTCGTGACCATCGAGGACCTCGGGTTCGTACGGCAGCGGCGCACCTCCAGACGGCAGCCGGACGGGGCTCGTGAGAACCCCGACGGCATGCCATGGGCGCCCGAACGCACAGCCGCGGTCCTCACCGAATTCACGGGAATGGACCTCATGCTCAACCGTCGCGGTCTGATGGGCGCGGGAGCGGTGCTCACCGCCGGCTCCGCCCTCAGCAACGCCATGTACGACTGGCTGCACACCGACCCCGCCCTGGCCAAGGAAGCCCGGAACTTCGGGGAAACCTTCCAGGCCGACCCAGCGGGCTACGACCGCTACGAGGCCGCTCCGATCGGCTCCCAGGAGATCGAGGCCCTGGAGCGCTCCGTGGAGGTGTTCCGTGCCTGGGACGCGTCCAGAGGCGGCGGACTCCAGCGCAAGGCCGTCGTCGGCCAGCTCAACGAGGTGGGCGGCATGCTCGCCTACCACCACCCCGACCACCTCCAGCGCAGGCTCTGGGGGGTGGCGGCCAACCTGGCGGTCCTCGCCGGCTGGATGTCCCACGACGTGGGTCTCGAACCCACGGCGCAGAAGTACTTCGTCATCGCCGCGCACGCGGCCCGCGAGGGCGGCGACCGGCCGCGCGCGGGCGAGGCGCTCTCCCGTGCGGCCCGGCAGATGGTCCACCTGGGCAAGCCGAACGAAGCCCTGGACCTGATGAAGCTCGCCCAGTCCGGCTCGGGCGAACAGACCCTCCCGCGCACGCGCGCCATGCTGCACACCATCGAGGCCTGGGCGCAGGCCGCCATGGGCAAGGGTCAGGCCATGCGCCGCACCCTGGGCGAGGCGGAGGAACTCTTCGTCTCCGACAAGGGCGACGTGCCGCCCCCGAGTTGGATGCAGCACTTCGACGAGGCCGACCTGCACGGCATGCAGGCCCTCGCCTACCGGACCCTCGCGGACCACGACGCCGCCGCGGCGCCGATCGCCGCGCGCCACGCCAAGGAGGCCCTGCGGCTGCGCGGCGAGGGCTACCAGCGCTCGCAGATCTTCGACTACATCTCCATGGCCTCGGCCTGCTTCATCGCCGACGAGCCGGAGCAGGCCGACCGGTACGCGCGCCTCGCCCTGGTCTCGATGAACGAGACCTCCTCGCACCGGACCTGGGACCGGCTGCGGGAGATGTACCGGCTCACCGCTCAGTACGCCGGGTACGCGCGCATCGAGGACCTGCGCCAGGAGATCAAACTGGCCCTGCCCGACACCCCGGCGCCGCGCGGCCCGCGCGGTACGGGGGTGTAG
- a CDS encoding PP2C family protein-serine/threonine phosphatase, with amino-acid sequence MPSHLFADRPAQPPEPGSVDALISQTRRLRGEVDAVRRDTVVDDDDAQGRWQRALCDLAVHHLDDLREHLGQLKEGLPAAPDIVEVEQPQAASEAGPEALIRVGSAEWNLLTDEVSWSDELFQIFGRSPESGALPLDELGSTLFSEDQPLLTAWVTACLVDGRPIDGEFRIVRADGRVRTLHMRAEPVLDPDGCTASMWAVLRDVSELRRSQRAVRESRDSLQRQREIAQTERRLAVELQEAVLPPWRGSLRFPYGSASTLDVAAHYLPSATSALIGGDWYDALELPDGCSMLTVGDLTGHGVTATSGMAMMLGALRGMAMAGIEPGPLMGWLNQLLETSVQPALGSAVCCRYDPARRVLSWAQAGHPAPLLFRHGSGRSLLPPEGVLLGATSGASYDQAEEHLEVGDLLVLHTDGLTSRSIQFSRADGTERLLALAPRFSAARSAQECVRMVIEEFGESEREDDACVLVARVGG; translated from the coding sequence ATGCCGTCCCACCTGTTCGCGGACCGTCCCGCGCAGCCGCCCGAGCCGGGGTCGGTGGACGCGCTGATCTCGCAGACCCGACGGCTGCGCGGGGAAGTGGACGCGGTCCGCCGCGACACCGTCGTCGACGACGACGACGCCCAGGGCCGCTGGCAGCGCGCACTGTGCGATCTCGCCGTCCACCACCTCGACGACCTCCGCGAGCACCTCGGCCAGCTCAAGGAGGGCCTGCCGGCGGCCCCCGACATCGTCGAGGTAGAGCAGCCGCAGGCGGCGTCCGAGGCCGGCCCCGAGGCCCTGATCCGCGTCGGCAGCGCCGAGTGGAACCTGCTCACCGACGAAGTCAGTTGGTCCGACGAACTGTTCCAGATCTTCGGCCGTTCGCCCGAGTCCGGCGCGCTCCCCCTCGACGAACTGGGCTCGACCCTCTTCTCCGAGGACCAGCCGCTGCTCACCGCGTGGGTCACCGCCTGCCTCGTGGACGGCAGGCCGATCGACGGCGAGTTCCGCATCGTCCGGGCCGACGGCCGGGTCCGGACCTTACACATGAGGGCCGAGCCGGTACTCGACCCCGACGGTTGTACGGCCTCGATGTGGGCCGTCCTGCGGGACGTGAGCGAACTGCGCCGGAGCCAGCGCGCGGTGCGCGAGTCGCGTGACTCGCTACAGCGCCAGCGGGAGATCGCGCAGACCGAGCGCCGGCTGGCGGTCGAGCTGCAGGAAGCCGTGCTCCCCCCGTGGCGCGGCTCCCTGCGGTTCCCGTACGGCAGCGCGAGCACGCTGGACGTGGCCGCGCACTACCTGCCCTCCGCGACCAGCGCGCTGATCGGCGGGGACTGGTACGACGCGCTCGAACTCCCCGACGGTTGCTCCATGCTGACGGTCGGCGACCTGACCGGCCACGGGGTGACCGCCACCTCCGGGATGGCGATGATGCTCGGCGCGCTGCGCGGCATGGCTATGGCGGGCATCGAGCCCGGCCCGCTGATGGGCTGGCTCAACCAGCTCCTGGAGACCTCCGTACAGCCGGCGCTCGGCTCGGCCGTGTGCTGCCGCTACGATCCCGCGCGCCGGGTCCTGTCCTGGGCGCAGGCGGGTCACCCCGCACCCCTGTTGTTCCGCCACGGGTCGGGACGCTCCCTGCTGCCGCCGGAGGGCGTCCTGCTCGGCGCGACCTCCGGAGCCTCGTACGACCAGGCCGAGGAACACCTCGAGGTGGGCGACCTGTTGGTCCTACACACGGACGGACTCACGTCGCGCAGCATCCAGTTCAGCCGGGCGGACGGGACCGAGCGGCTGCTGGCGCTCGCGCCGCGGTTCTCGGCGGCACGGTCGGCGCAGGAGTGCGTGCGCATGGTGATCGAGGAGTTCGGCGAGAGCGAGCGCGAGGACGACGCCTGCGTGCTGGTCGCCCGGGTCGGCGGGTAA